The window TGTTCACagcccaggcttcagtgaggcctgtgcgcatgtaccGGGACGAGGGGGGGTTGTGTCCATGCGTGGGgggtgcacatgcgtggggggaAGGGAAGTGgggtgggcacatgcacgcatgctagcacacacacacgcacacccaaaaaaggttcgccattactgactGTACCATTTGAGATACATCTCTTcataaaaacctccagggatggagcgccccacaatttctgaaggcaagctgttctactagtTAATTGTCCTCAATGTCAGGAAGATTGTCTTTAATCCAGGTTACTTCTCTCTTTTATTAGTTTCCgaccattgtttcttgttacctctggtgctttggagaataatttgaccccctcttctttgtggctataacatttattttattttatttatttatttacttattggatttgtatgccgcccctctccggagactcggggcggctaacagcaataacaagacagcgtacaataataatccaatattaaaaatgattaaaaacccattaatataaaaaccaaacatacatacagacataacatgcataaaattgtaaaggccaagggggaaagagtatctcaattcccccatgcctggtggcagaggtgggttttaagtagcttacgaaaggcaaggagggtgggggcaattccaatttctggggggagttggttccagagggctggggccgccacagagaaggctcttcccctgggtcccaccaagcggcattgtttagttgacgggacccggagaagacccactctgtgggacctaactggtcgctgggattcatgcagcagaaggcgatccctgagataatctggtctggtgccatgaagggctttataggtcataaccaacagcagaaactgatcggcagccaatgcagactgcggagtgttggtgtaacatgggcataccttgggaagcccatgattgctctcgcagctgcattctgcacgatctgaagtttccgaacacttttcaaaggtagccctatgtagagagcattgcagtagtcgaacctcgaggtgatgagggcattagtgactgtgagcagtgagtcccgataaggccgcaactggtgcaccaggcgaacctgggcaaacgcccccctctccacagctgaaagatgtttctctaatgtgagctgtggatcgaggaggacgcccaagttgcggaccctctctgaggggggtcaataaatccccccccagggtgatggacagacagatagaattgtccttgggaggcaaaacccacagccactccgtcttatcagggttgagtttgagtctgttgacacccatccagaccccaacagcctccagacaccggcacatcacctccactgcttcgttgactggaaaaGATTGAATCTctttttggtcagcttccatccattattcctagtCTGGCCTCAGAATATGGtttattgaatatttcattttgaTATAACATGGCATACCATTTGCAAATTTATCAGCTCATCAATTGAAATGGTTTTTTTCTAAAACAGGGAAGAAGTTTGTGTATGTTGAACCACCAAGGAGAGTTAGGGAAGTCCTGGAGGAAGAGCTGTATTTCCAGAGAGACGAGTGCAGAATCAGACACCCTTCAGAAGGTAAGCTTTACAAAAGACGAGATGACTGGGaggaaatggtgtaaggtcttaagcataaaacgtatcaggaaagactcaatgaactcaatctgtatagtctggaggacagaaggaaaaggggggacacgatggaaacatttaaatatgttaaaaggttaaataaggttcaggagggaagtgtttttaataggaaagtgaactcaagaacaaggagacacaatctgaagttagttgggggaaagatcaaaagcaacgtgagaaaatattattttactgaaagagtagtagatccttggaacaaacttccagcagacgtggtaggtaaatccacagtaactgaatttaaacatgcctgggataaacatatatccatcctaagataaaatacaagaaatagcataagggcagactacatggaccatgaggtttttttctgccgtcagccttctatgtttctatgtttctatgaaattcaAATTTGGAAGTGCTTACAGTGGAAAGATTTGAAACCTTTGTACTTTGGAGTACAATGTTTATATTCCAAACATCaatccaaaaggaaaaaaaaagttgaagcaatcaatcagtggaacagctggcctccagatgttgtggctGCTCCAAAGTTTTGAAGGAAAACCTTTGGCACAGGGGTTCCTGATTGAGCAGAGCCGtggcaacatttattttattccacttctatgccgctcaacgccggaggactcagggtggcttacaacaatataaaaaacacaaatacagtactgtacaataaaaaagaagtcaaatatgaaaATCTAACACTAGAAACcctagttaaaaacccataactcaGTCAATCCAGGTAACATGGTGTGATTGTACCGTTTGATTGAGTAATACATAggggttttagctatagtttttttaaccttattagatttgtattgcatgttgtatttttatatttactctgtgagccaccctgggttttcggagaagggcggcatacaaatctaaataataataattagtaataataataataataataataataataataataatgcaataaaaatatgaagatctaaaaatcgagctgcaacgactctggcataagccagtgaaagtggtcccagtggtacttggcacgctgggcgcagtgccaaaggatctcagcggacatttgaaaaccatcggaattgacaaaacctccatctgtcaattgcaaaaggccgctttactgggatcggcaaacataattcactgctacatcacgcagtcctaggtgcttgggaagcgcccgactggtgatgaaatacgaaatccagcctagtgatctcgtttgctgtgttgtattgacatcataataataataataataataataataataataataataataataataacaacaacaacaacaacaacaacacacagatgtcagtttcatggccctcaggcctgccagcaaagccaggtctttgtagctttttggaaggccagtagggtgagagcagtacagacattgggggaGGGGAGTAGGtttcatagagccggggcagccacagagaaggcccctgcggcctccccacccctctggagaTCCTTTGAAAATCGGAAatgccccatttcccaacttccggtaggCCAAGTAGGCTTCCCTAGtgcctggggagagagaaaacgCCAAAGGCCCTCCAGACGCTGAAAAcacactcccagagcctccacatgagctgaaaatcagctaccTGGCGCACACATGCGTGTTGGTGCCAAGCTAGGGCAAGGGCTTGCATGATGACAGGTAATGGCTCctcgtgccacaggtttgccatcactgcacattTACTTAAATCATGGACTACAATCtacatggaaccaactacctataattctatggaaccaactcccccgcgctgtccatactgctcccaccctactggccttccgtaaggccacaaagacctggctttgccggtaggcctgggggggggccatgaactaacaactgacaaggCCGcgctgtatgaatggtatgtatatatgggattatgactgctttataattaatgggtttcttttttaatacagggttttatagttttagattacagtggcatctctacttaagaactcctctacttaagaacttttctagataagaaccgggtgttcaagattttttttgcctcttcttaagaaccattttcgacttaagaatggaaaaatttcccaggaactttgatagcggcacgaaggcccagccagtttcccgccattccccctttaatcccagccatctcgggcttttctgggctgccagaggagcctttcggtggtgcttaaggtgGTGCtcaaagaggctttggcagtccagagtgaacaaagagtttcctttctctgggcgcttggagagggaatagacCTCTGCCAGcgtccaaagaaaagaaacgcttcttttgctctgggctgcgactgtcctcctcctcttcttcctcctcctcctcccacaaaaattccaagcttttatttctttcctaatgggtttgcacgcattatttgcttttacattgattcctatgggaacaattgcttctacttacaaacttttttacttaagaacctggtcaaggaactaattaagttcttaagtagaggtaccactgtatatttgacttctttttaattttttgtatctatttgtattctatttatattattattgtaagccgccctgagtcctttgggattgggcagcacagaagttgaataaataaataaaccacttcCTGTCCCTGAGCAATGAAACATTATAGTTCCTAAATGGGACCCTTCAGCTTTTCCTTATTGCCTACAGTGTTCCAgtaaatttcaaagcaatccatTTGTTTATGGCtctgtaaaataaaaaattaaaaagtctgAAGTAAGATCATAAAATTGTGATGTTCCACTTAGCGATTGCGTCGATTAAATTCCAGGTCTCCACTATGGTTGCAATACAATTAAAATAATGCTCTTCTGTATCTTATGGACAGTggctctggaaagaatttggagCTTGAAAAGAAATTTTCCCGTGGGAGCCTTCAACCCAGCATCACAGaatcaaagctgcttccttcctCAACCTTATTACTCCAGGCATGCAGTCATAAGAAGTAAGAATGTAGTATCTCTTTTCATTTCTGCTCCCCAAAATCAAAAGTGCGCATTTAAAACAGCAAAATGACATTGTGATTGCTAACATTCGTTGCATTAATTTACTTTACATAGAAGAGAGACACTGGatcatatagggcagtgatggcgaaccaataataataataataataataataataataataataataataataatattgtcattgtcaaaacaacgaattgtcattggcaacgaaagtcatgtgacacccagagaccagtccaaCCAtacatagaaattagaataggtaaatttaaaaatagaataaaaaatagaataaaaaaatagaggtggcatttatttatttatttgttttgtcaagtacatattggatgtatgtaaagatataataatattcatatatatgataccagtaataagaaaaaaaataagaaacattagatataaaagtattcatatgcatggtatttattttttattttatttatttaattttgtccaatagacaataatacacaatgaagatagtAGAGGACACCTGcagggaaataaaattagagaaggaatagaagagagattataggataaaataaatcaatgagagaatagaagaaagataaagggatagaagagaagatatatgggatataagagagacaataggacaggggtcagatggcactctagtgcacttatacacgccccttactgatcttgtactagaaaaaataaaaataaatattaggacaggggacggaaggcacgctggtgcacttatacacaccccttactgacctcttaggaatagggagaggtcaacagtggatagtctaaggcagtgtttcccaactttggccacttgaagatatttggatttcaactcccagaattccccagccagcgaatgctggctggggaattttgggaattgaagtccagataccttcaagtggccaaggttgggaaacactggtctaaggataaagttttgggggttaggagatgatactacagcgtcaggtagtgagttccatgcatcaactactcggatactaaaatcgtatttcctgcagtcaagttttggagtggtttacattattattattattattattattattattattattattattattattaattagatttgtatgccgcccctctccgtagactcggggcagctcacaacaataacaaagacaatgtaagaacaaatctacaTTAAGTTGGTATCTGTTATGTGcacatgtgttgttgtggctgaagctgaaaatatggcatgcggagccattaTCTTCTGGCACAAGAggcgttgccccagctcagctccagtgtgcaagtgtgtgccagccatcttatttttggcctgcacagaggctctgggaaggcgtttttggcttccaaatagcctccagagggatgggggagggtgttttacctTCCCTGATTcaaagaagcctttggagcctggggagggtgaaacacaagcccacTGGGcacactagaagttgggaaacagtccgtttccaacctccagagggcctccaaggagtGGGAGAAgcattttttgccctctccaggcattgaattatgggtgtgggcactcctgcCTGAGTGATAGCATGCGCATATGCTTTtttcggcatccaaggaaaaaaagggttcgccatcactgataaagGGACTAACTGCAATTTGACAGCTTATctaggagaaaaaatattttctccaacTAACAAATTTTGTGCGAAATTGGATAAATGACCTAGTTATATAG of the Erythrolamprus reginae isolate rEryReg1 chromosome 4, rEryReg1.hap1, whole genome shotgun sequence genome contains:
- the C4H11orf97 gene encoding uncharacterized protein C11orf97 homolog, with the protein product MATSLRVPLAWARLAGASRGSRRGRDMRASAGEPPETKAGDSAGSRIYGESNDGGQPRKKFVYVEPPRRVREVLEEELYFQRDECRIRHPSEVALERIWSLKRNFPVGAFNPASQNQSCFLPQPYYSRHAVIRR